Proteins from a genomic interval of Haloplasma contractile SSD-17B:
- a CDS encoding DUF2129 domain-containing protein, giving the protein MEIARDLLIIYYANPYVLKKVSRYGNLVYRSKKNKFVYLYVNKNKSDHVIGEINKLKGVRKIEKSLNDLEPFSFSI; this is encoded by the coding sequence ATGGAGATAGCAAGAGACCTACTAATTATTTACTACGCAAATCCATATGTATTGAAGAAAGTATCACGCTATGGAAACTTAGTATATCGATCCAAAAAAAATAAGTTTGTATACTTATATGTGAATAAAAATAAAAGTGACCACGTGATAGGAGAAATTAATAAGTTAAAGGGTGTTAGAAAGATCGAGAAATCACTTAATGATTTAGAGCCATTTTCATTTAGTATCTAA
- the rpsP gene encoding 30S ribosomal protein S16, whose amino-acid sequence MAVKLRLQRRGSNKRPFYRIVVANNTSPRDGRFIEIIGTYNPLTEPAALKIDEERALNWLKEGAQPTDTVRSLFSKQGIMEKFHNIKNGK is encoded by the coding sequence ATGGCTGTAAAATTAAGATTACAAAGACGTGGATCAAATAAACGTCCATTCTACAGAATAGTAGTTGCAAATAATACATCACCACGTGATGGGAGATTTATTGAAATTATAGGAACTTATAATCCTTTAACTGAACCAGCGGCTTTAAAAATCGATGAGGAAAGAGCCTTAAACTGGTTAAAAGAGGGAGCGCAACCGACGGATACAGTTCGCTCATTATTCTCTAAACAAGGAATCATGGAGAAGTTCCACAACATTAAGAACGGTAAATAA
- a CDS encoding KH domain-containing protein: protein MDMEKLIATILEPLVDHKDDLVVKELPEDAEGFTIYEVLVNQEDVGRVIGKRGRIAQAVRSICYAAATKEGKKIRINIDHF, encoded by the coding sequence ATGGATATGGAAAAACTAATTGCAACAATTTTAGAACCATTAGTAGACCATAAAGATGACTTAGTTGTTAAGGAACTACCAGAAGATGCAGAAGGATTTACAATCTATGAAGTGCTTGTAAATCAAGAAGATGTTGGTCGTGTAATTGGTAAGCGAGGAAGAATCGCTCAAGCCGTAAGGTCAATATGTTATGCTGCAGCTACTAAAGAAGGAAAGAAGATCAGAATTAATATTGATCACTTTTAA
- a CDS encoding AI-2E family transporter: MKTLKSLIETKRHLYNGTIFFLILLNFYMAKLLVSQKIFKALGMVIVAILIPFLISFVIVYIFRPVLLWIERKSHVKTWVSTSLFMAFLLVSVLMFIEYFIPLLFTQINNLIREFPHYKDQLLLQVKTFEQKHEFLQSGTLSQILKQFTNRTSFFKESNSTRLILHLMKQFASFLWICLLIPIIIFMMVKDYDLILNSLLKLTPRNEQDTIKHLFKRIDRKLGLYIRGQLLVFIYMFLGSFSLFSLIGLNHSFLFAVLFALTNFIPYLGPYLGGIPLSIYAYLQSPHILLFILLIIFFLQQFDGDIGQPIIFGKQLNLHPLVIIICMATGSVLFGVVGLIIAIPLFIIIKEVFYAYKSRLYR; encoded by the coding sequence ATGAAGACATTAAAATCGTTAATTGAAACAAAACGTCATCTCTATAACGGTACGATTTTTTTTCTTATTCTATTAAATTTTTATATGGCTAAACTTTTAGTTTCTCAAAAGATATTTAAAGCATTAGGAATGGTTATAGTGGCTATACTAATTCCTTTTTTAATTAGTTTTGTCATTGTTTATATTTTTAGGCCTGTACTATTATGGATTGAACGAAAAAGCCATGTAAAAACATGGGTATCAACTTCTTTATTTATGGCATTTTTATTAGTAAGTGTACTAATGTTTATTGAATACTTTATTCCTTTACTGTTCACTCAAATAAATAATTTAATTCGTGAATTTCCACATTACAAAGATCAATTGCTACTACAAGTAAAGACTTTCGAGCAAAAGCATGAATTTTTACAATCAGGTACACTGAGTCAAATACTCAAACAATTTACAAATCGAACGTCATTCTTTAAAGAAAGCAATTCAACACGTTTAATCCTTCATTTAATGAAGCAATTTGCCAGCTTTTTATGGATATGTTTACTGATTCCTATTATCATTTTTATGATGGTAAAGGATTACGATCTTATACTAAATTCACTTTTAAAGTTAACTCCTAGAAATGAACAGGATACTATTAAGCATCTCTTTAAAAGAATTGACAGAAAACTAGGTTTATATATTCGCGGTCAACTTTTAGTCTTTATATACATGTTTCTTGGCTCATTTTCTCTATTCTCACTCATCGGGTTAAACCACTCGTTTTTGTTTGCAGTTTTATTCGCACTCACAAACTTCATCCCTTATCTAGGACCTTATTTAGGGGGGATTCCTTTATCAATATATGCATATCTCCAATCTCCTCATATACTTCTCTTTATCTTACTAATCATTTTCTTCCTACAACAATTTGATGGAGATATTGGTCAACCTATTATTTTTGGCAAACAACTCAATCTTCATCCGTTAGTCATCATTATTTGCATGGCGACCGGTAGTGTGTTGTTTGGAGTGGTCGGACTCATCATTGCAATACCTTTGTTCATCATTATAAAAGAAGTGTTTTACGCCTATAAATCCAGACTTTATCGATAG
- the rimM gene encoding ribosome maturation factor RimM (Essential for efficient processing of 16S rRNA) — translation MNDYLYVGKIANTHGLKGELKIKSDTDFKEERYKTGSKLYLSSGDEMIELEVATHRVHKNYDLVKFKGLDNINDVEQYKGCTVHVHESQLDELDDGDYYYNDLIGSAVYGNDYIGIVKDVLNHGASDLLVIKRESKKEVMIPFVEEFVETVDLEKKEIKINEIEGLID, via the coding sequence ATGAACGATTATTTATATGTAGGAAAAATTGCAAATACTCATGGACTAAAAGGTGAGCTGAAAATTAAATCTGATACTGACTTTAAAGAAGAACGATATAAAACGGGGAGTAAGCTTTATTTATCATCTGGAGATGAAATGATCGAACTTGAAGTAGCAACTCATCGTGTTCATAAAAATTATGATTTAGTTAAATTTAAAGGGTTAGATAATATCAATGATGTTGAACAGTATAAGGGATGTACGGTTCATGTACATGAATCACAGCTAGATGAGTTGGATGATGGTGACTATTATTATAATGACTTGATTGGTTCTGCCGTATATGGTAATGACTATATAGGGATTGTAAAAGATGTCCTGAACCATGGAGCAAGTGATCTATTAGTTATAAAACGAGAATCAAAAAAAGAAGTCATGATTCCTTTTGTGGAAGAATTTGTTGAGACGGTTGATTTAGAAAAAAAAGAAATAAAAATTAATGAGATAGAAGGATTAATAGATTAG
- the trmD gene encoding tRNA (guanosine(37)-N1)-methyltransferase TrmD codes for MKIDILTLFPDMIESVIKESILGRAINQNLIEVNVINFRDYTENKHHKVDDYPYGGGAGMVLAPQPIFDAIDAIEMSNKTKVILTSPQGQTFNQDIATLLSKEEHLIILCGHYEGFDERIRTELVDLELSIGDYVLTGGELASLVIVDSVSRLIPNVLGKAESHQDDSFSTGLLEYPHYTRPSDFRGLTVPDVLLSGNHKRIEQWRLKESLRRTYKRRPDLLKNLTLNEQMVRMLREIRDEER; via the coding sequence ATGAAAATTGATATATTAACACTATTTCCAGATATGATTGAGAGTGTGATCAAGGAATCTATTTTGGGTCGTGCAATCAATCAAAATTTAATTGAAGTTAATGTTATAAACTTTCGTGATTATACAGAGAATAAACACCATAAGGTAGACGATTATCCATACGGCGGTGGTGCAGGTATGGTACTCGCTCCTCAGCCAATTTTTGATGCTATCGATGCCATTGAAATGTCTAATAAAACAAAAGTCATTTTAACGAGTCCTCAAGGCCAAACCTTTAATCAAGACATTGCAACTTTACTGTCAAAAGAAGAACATCTTATCATTTTATGTGGTCATTATGAGGGATTTGATGAACGGATACGTACTGAATTAGTAGATCTTGAATTATCTATAGGTGATTATGTTCTGACTGGTGGAGAACTTGCATCACTTGTTATTGTCGATTCAGTCTCAAGACTTATTCCTAATGTACTAGGAAAAGCTGAGTCACATCAAGATGACTCATTTTCTACTGGTTTACTCGAGTATCCTCACTATACTCGGCCATCTGATTTTAGAGGGCTTACGGTTCCTGATGTATTATTATCAGGTAATCATAAACGAATTGAACAGTGGCGATTAAAAGAATCACTGAGACGTACCTATAAAAGAAGACCGGATTTACTCAAGAATCTCACACTCAATGAGCAAATGGTACGTATGTTAAGGGAAATTAGAGATGAAGAACGTTAG
- the rplS gene encoding 50S ribosomal protein L19, with the protein MSQQLINEITKEYMRDVPSFRAGDTVQVHVKITEGDRERIQVFEGLVIKRRGGGISETFTVRKVSYGVGVERTFPVHSPIIDKVVVARRGKVRRAKLYYIRNLSAKASRIKERR; encoded by the coding sequence ATGAGCCAACAATTAATTAATGAAATCACTAAAGAGTACATGCGTGATGTTCCAAGTTTCCGTGCTGGTGATACAGTACAGGTACATGTTAAAATTACCGAGGGAGACCGTGAACGTATTCAGGTATTTGAAGGATTAGTGATCAAAAGACGCGGCGGTGGAATTAGTGAAACATTTACAGTACGTAAGGTATCTTACGGTGTAGGTGTTGAACGTACATTCCCTGTGCATTCTCCAATCATTGATAAGGTTGTAGTTGCTAGAAGAGGTAAAGTGCGTCGTGCTAAGCTATATTACATCCGTAATTTATCAGCTAAAGCTTCTCGTATTAAAGAACGTCGATAA